Within the Periplaneta americana isolate PAMFEO1 chromosome 6, P.americana_PAMFEO1_priV1, whole genome shotgun sequence genome, the region tttttcacggcttccttaatgttacttgcatcatatatacagtaactttagtggagttgtagagtttacttaatttttgcaaatatttaaaaacaataattaacagtgcaatttaggtgaaattgcagtggtaagtttccaatttataattattactatattgaacgtctctaaaaataatatgttaaaagcctaaagcagtaaaatcaatatgtcacttaagcggtaagaagagggaaattgttatgtgtgttaggttgggaatactgaatgtggaattttagactttccgcggattggttttgtgcggaaaccaagcaaatacgcacgatctcgcacaaaagttatgaATAGCATCAACATCTCACGCAATTATATGGATTCCCTGTcacttttatttcagtatttattaatttccTCAGACTTGTTCTTACATTACCAAGTCACCACATTCCTCTTCATCCCAGAACTGGCACTGCCCTCAAATAATTTCTGATTACCTCTGTGCAATTTGAATAGAATTTAATTCCCTTGTTAACCTCCGTGTTGTAGGAACCAGCTGTATTACAGCATTGTTACATTTTATCACCATTTGTATTTGTCCCAAGCTAGTTGTGCACGTGGGCGTGTCCAGCATCGCAAGTGGCTTGACTCTGGAGTTGAAAGCCCACAGATCAGGATATTGTCGGGAGGATGTGGCTGGAGAGCTGCCTCCAAGAAACGAATGCTCCTGCGGCAGAGCTGATGTCATTAAGCCTGTATTCGACGTCGACGACGTGTGTAGAGAACTAGAAAAAGCCAAAATAGCAGTGCCTGTGTGCTGTTCTTCAAACGCTGGCAGGTGAGTCCCTGAAGAAGGAAGGCAGTACTTAGTTTATACTTTAGCCTATGTTTTCACATAACGCAGTGgcaacaaacttttattgaaaCCCTTATCATCATTGTTAAGCATTTTACCTCTTCTTCCATTCCACTTGGGCAACATAGTTACCTACACATATTGTCTCAGGTAATAACaataagtacttacttacttactggcttttaaggaacccggaggttcattgccgccctcacataagcccgccattggtccctatcctgtgcaagattaatccagtctctatcatcatatcccacctccctcaaatccattttaatattatcttcccatctacgtctcagcctccctaaaggtctttttccctctggcctcccaactaacactctatatgcatttctggattcgcccatacgtgctacatgccctgcccatctcaaacgtctggatttaatgttcctaattatgtcaggtgaagaatacaatgtgtgcagttttgcgttgtgtaactttctccattctcctataacttcatccctcttagccccaaatattttcctaagcaccttattctcaaacacccttaacctatgttcctctctcaaagtgagagtccaagtttcacaaccatacagaacaaccggtaatataactgtattataaattctaactttcagattttttgacagcagactggatgataaaagcttctcaaccgaataataacaggcatttcccatatttattctgtgtttaatttcctgccgagtatcatttatatttgttactgttgctcccagatatttgaacttctccacctcttcaaaagataaatttccaatttttatatttccattccgtacaatattctggtcacgagacataatcatatactttgtcttttcgggatttacttccaaacctatctctttacttgctaatAACAATAAGTAAACACGAAAAATAGTACTGAGCAAAGTGGCTCAGAAGGTTACATTTGGGAGGTCTCAGGTTCAAACCCCATAACCAGCCAATCTGAATGGggttttttccatggttttcctcagtcacaaaggcaaatttacataccatgattcatcactgcctTAATCACCAGTATCATAAACATTgaaacaaaatctaaatcagttacacGAACACAAGCTGTCTATAACACACAGCTGTGGAAACAAAGTCAACGATGTTAAActgcctactgatatacccaaagatcctttACATCCATAtatgttaaagtgtgtataaagaaaacaaacaaaaaacaaaagataTTCAAATAACAACTACATTTGTATTGTGAAAGATACTTCCTTTGCATTTCCTCTTTTTATAAGTCAATTTTTTTCtggcaatattaaaaaaaaaataatcacattttgtCAGCACTGAAGATCTCGTAAGGGCTGAATTTTTTCAAGATTCCTTTCATTTTATTTGCATGCCAAAAATCAGCAACATCAGTGGGAGCAGACTTTTCTTCCTTGAGCTTCACTTGTTCCCTAAACATTGACTAATGtaataaagtataacattataaattagtttcgtaatattaataatatagtttTCTAATTTTTACGAGTGAAATAACTGTGTaacattataaacatgtttcatacGTTACTTTTTTGTATGACAGCATTACAAgacaattaataaagaagtaaCATATgaatagtttgatatcatggtctatggaGAAAGAGGTTGCCATGACatcaatgatgtattaaatattatagcatggcaaattgtttcataatgttaactttatggcacaagttatgccgtcataatagaagtcatgatgttttagttgccatggtaatatcacagtctaatatatacagtcacgaagcttgagttgtgaggttgctaggaacaatagactgtgctgatactattttgcattgtctgtaatgaggcgatattagcgatcctagtggttagcaactatctatggatgcatatttactacgtattgagcttcgtgactgtatatactagactgtggtattattttatggcagtggtacaataatgtggcatattatgcacgattttcactaacgataaagactgtttgTAATGCTGGCAATTCCGACATCACTTGAGAATTTACTTAGTTCTTCAAAGCAGTTCTGAAAAATGTTAACTTTTAGCTGTAATAAGATACACATTCTTATAATAAACACATGTCACTGCCATCTTCCTTCGAAGTTCTATAAGAAATAAAAGGCAGCTCTctcttgatttatataaataaatgactttCAACCCTTGGTGTCCAGTTAGTGTACTAACAACTATTGTGAGTGTTATTAAAGTGAAAgctttaaggtacggtcacacgtcgctacttttgcagcgatgcagtacaaaaaactgcgcaactctcgaactgcgacgtgtgaacaatggtgcaacccgaaaagtagcggctgccgaacctgctgcccgctacttttccatgctgcgcgcagcttaaaagtaggcacgtgtgaacagggttctcagggttgcagccgcagcatttttgagatcggttttgttgaaacttttgctgcggttgcaaccagtgttgccacccaaatgtgccaatgatacttttattgtttggatatattttaatgttaaatgtgatgaaaataaattctttgtaaccgttattaaatgcacaacacagtctgagcataactgCTGACgacataattcatttttttaattttccgtagcgtagtttcaaacaggagggttgccaacattgattacgtgaatatgctgttggttatcatttaagtatataggcgtttttaaaagctttatagtaaaaaataatgtcaatttatgAATaatagatacgacagaaaagtaaataatagaaaagtaagctttcgcatgagtttcttaataatgcgaacataaccacaaaatgtatattgagaagtcaacacggagatggaaacctgcagcatgactgcggctgcaaaagtagcgccttgcgtgtgaacagactcgcaacctccagttgcaacttttgcagcactcgggttgcgcagcacgaaaagtagcgtgcagcgcgctgcttttggcttacgtgtgaacacgacacgcaacttttgcagctgcagtacaaaagttgcgcagcaaaagtagcgatgtgtgaccgtacctttacttgCACATTAActtgaatatttaatttcagatttcttTGTGAATTTATATACTACACGTCCCTGAACATCGATAACCTCCGCACCATTTTCATCCACGTGCCGGAGCTCGACAACCCTTACCCTGCAACCGATCTGGCCAAGGGAATCAAAGCCGTGCTGGGCGTCCTAATTCAAGAAATACGTTCCTGGAATGAAAAGCATCCAAACGATGTCTGCTGTGAGAGAATTGCATGATTGTCAATTAGTTAGGTTTACGTGAGGTTTAAATGCGAGAGTATACGTTTGAATAGTCCTATGAGAATgagacttaataaaataatagccGAAATATTTACAAATCAAACTGTTTCAAAACAAGCTTTAAGGTGCATATCTGCTAAGAATGTCCATGCAGTAATTTCATCCACTCGTAATGTCATACAAATAATTTTGGAAACAGGCTTTCAGATAGATCACGAAGTTTTAAGTATTTTATTCTATCTTGGAGGcgaaaattaaaatgtactttaTTACCACCTATGCATCAGGGATTACAGGTTTAAGTACAGGTAATTAGTAGCAGTATTGTTTATTCCAtctgaaatttaagaagttaATTGTTTAATTCATTCTTGATTTACACACTTAACACATGTTTATCACTAATGACaattaaaacttgttaaattaacattAGTGATTAGTTTTGGCGTGATTTGCCGCAATTTTACAGCTTCTAGAACTAtatgaaattgttaatttaacaagctttaattattactgttaatttttaaaaatataattgtatcATTCTTATTTCATTGTCGAAACATTCTACAATGTATAAGACAGAGTCAAATGAATAGAACTTAACTCTAAAGGTACTTAATTCCTAAGTTAGTCATAGTattcattaatatcataaaattaacagataattttaatttattagttcCTAGATTTCTGATATGATTAGGTAATGCATTAAATAGATTCATTATTTCCTGAAACTGTCTTCATTTCTACAGAAATTAGGCCTCAAATTATTTTTGCATCTGATGTTATTTAGTAAAAACGAGTCAAACTTTTCCTCAACATAAAACATTGCATGTTattccgtgtttttttttttctgggtatAGAACATAGGAATTTAAAATTGCCATAAGAAACgtgtgtataaaaacaatgaagaaataactttaatcagtgggtcatgtttagaaattagcaggcagTGGGCAATGtgtatgtaaaacaaaagaaaatcatttgtggttgctaagtcaaagcttgatgttctcttgtttcacaaattgtcaaagcatgctatttctaaacatggccactgattaagttatttcttcattgttttatacATAGATTTCTTATGGCTATGTTAAATCCCTGTGTCCTTACCCAGTATAGTGGCACTACCATTAAAATgcttaatttcataaataaaggtTTGCAGCGAGTTTTAGTATCCATATTACACATTAATCTTTCGGCCCTTTTTTGTagtattaaaattttttgacaTTCAAATCATTAGTCCAGGCAAGAATTCCATATGGTACATAATGAGTAAATGTAggcaaaataaacaattttcaacACTTGTAGATTACCGGtacgtgaagattaatttttcgcggtcctacagaattatttttttccattaataaccTGTAGATTAACCTGATATTTCAGCTTTCTTatcagaaagattttttttttctaatgaaatCTATATGTACGGTATTTTCGATTTCAAGTTAGGCTCCAAATCTACGGCCAGGAATTTCACGTTACCGCTGTAGTTGTTAGGATTTAAGGAAATTATATAAGTGCTCAGTTTTGACCAAACTTAAGGATAAATGATTTGCTGCACACCAACCATTCAGTCCCTGCTCACATTTACTGCCAAATCACCCACatactaatatgtattaatattactgGAATTTAGatcaatataaatttcacttATTATTGAAAGCAAGGTCCGAAacgagagaaagaaaatatataatatatattaatatggattatctaaatataacaattaaaatgaaagatATATTGAGACAAAGGGATAATTATTTTGGGATGTATGTTTAAGAATGCTTGTACACTTTAATGGAGAGAAAGTTGTAGATATTGAAATGATCAGAGATTGAAGAGCTTTAAGCAAATCTTGTAACCAACTGTATTAGGTTGTAtatgaaatgttaattattttatgactGGATTTCACACTATAAATAATGTTACAGCAATTATTGTATctacttgttatatgtttatgTAATAAGTTATGCAAAAatgttacttttgagaaatatttatctGTAATACAGACACTGCAAAATTTTCTGCCTGGCTTACACATAATCAAACAATATCGCATCAGTAACCTAAAGTAGATATTTTTATAGcagtattcttatttttattttttaaatgtgtatgcgtgttcagtatttttttttctttcctacgaatttttcagagaattctgttgtattttattaggtactttttttttatatatatttttttcgtagtATCAAAAGGTTCACACAGGCTTTTTACAATGAttatcagcagggaacggatttatatggactaaaaatatatgaaatatgtaaatatatatgtagttatttttaccaaaatatggaattaaatatggatttttaccaaaatatggaattaaatatggacttaaaattataaaaaaatgattatgtacgttaaatattggtacattttaatcaaactaaacaaaaaatataatggacgtaccttatcttccaatgtagtttcaacaaaacacaatttttattgtctgttaccataacaataggttacaaacatttctttcaagtgctgaaaagtgaatcttcttctattgtctctgaggatagatttatactgactaaaagagcgttcgacgtcaaaagaagtaactggtacataattcaatttcacaatgtctgctggggataagtccaagttaatcttcactgttgattcaccactcatcacagcaacaaccttttgtagttcttcatatccagggttttttgaaagtacagtgtccaccttagctcttactgcatctgcaactttacctctaccacgattcagttgttccacagtactatttataatttcaaaactttcagatagtgaaaggtgcctattttggagacttttgagcgtttttatgatgcatgaaaatgtatgctgaatgtgagctaagtcattcttcacacttatgtcacaggtaactgttttcgcagtatcaattgagactgcatcttcagagtccaatgcaaggagaacattgttaatagagtctatatgttcggcataatattcaactgcttctagccatgtaccccatctagttaaaattggctttggtggcaatggaatttcagggtacatttctttcaacacgttaactctactgggagctttgagaaatacttttttcactgatgaaatcaacaaatctactttagggaaattgtctctgaccacttctgccacacgatgaaatgcatgcgccacacaagtaaaatgagtcaatttaggatatacaacagataatgcttatccagctttgaccatataaggggcagcatcgctaataaagaataacacattatcgtacataataccctttggccacaggatacccatagcttcgttgaacagtttaactatagttttgttattgcacttttctagaacatcacaatgtaaaagaattcgttcagaatattgttcacttaacaaaccgataactacattaccaacaagtctaccttctttgtcgggagtctcatcaatggaaacccaaattgaactatctttaatttcatctcttatcttctgcattgtctcatcgtagatggatggagcatacgtcttcctaagtgttgactcatccgggattgtatgttgagtatatttttcaaggaattccctgaagaccttattctttagtttgtagagaggaatatcagcagagatgagagaacggcacaggtcgatgttaaactcagatcttacattcgatgttgttggttgtgttaaaaacaattgtctctgcttggaatttagttgtttgttggcctgatgtttactagttgtaatgtgttgttgcaccaggaacttttgtgtagatgatactgcacactgacacaaattacaaaataatattttattgtcagttgataaaccatcttctttaaattctgaaatgtaacttgttagttttgattttaaattgactgaatgacgtacttttggcatatttaccgtctttatagtatgatttacaaaactgaacctatgtgtactctgactggcatttaactgttgagctgcacaactgaagtctgttaaaaattttaaattaaattaatacagttttgtaacttactttcccattgttgataggactgctaattttcaaataactctgatgttaaagggattactgaacatgtgtttaaatctctattgttgaaatgtatttttaaaagttaatggaattttgttttgttttattgttaaacctaatataatatggactgttttatatgaaatatggaaaatatatggaaattaacgaaaatatgtactaaactctaaaatatgaaaaaatatggaaaataaaagtaggatttttcaaccctacacattgtgaaacataaagataatgcaaaatataaattatattagctttataagtaaatatgtatttacatataaatcctttccctgattatcagtttcataaataaagaaattaataatttcagagcTGAAATACAGAGTCTCCAGACACAAGTTCATCCATGAACGTCTATTCTATTTGAAGGCTCTGTACAATGAGGAGAAGTTTTTAAGGGTTTTGTAgaaacttatttctttcttttgcaAAAGAAATGAATCAAAACGGTCCTATCCTGCTGAAAAGCACCCACTACTGCCAAGTCTACAGACAACTGAAACATTAAATAATGATATTATAACAAAGGTAGTCATTTACTATTCAAAGATACTTTTCTTCAAGCAAGAGATGTTACTCTGATCCTTCCAGCATATaagttatttctttcttcacAAAAAACTACAAGTTCAAATGACGTTATCTGCCATGCCAACTCGTCACCAGCTTACAAGTGCCTCACCGGCTGTTCTATTAGTCATCCTGTGTGATACATCTCGTGTGCTGCAGTGTTTTCCAGATCAGAATATCTTTGCAGAAACACCCATGATGGGAGCTTAGCCTacacaaatttttttttaaaacacTGTTGTGTAGTTTTATTTGTTGGAAGATTATACTGTGATATATTAGAAAACCTTTATTAGCTGTACCTAGAGGTGTGAAATTATgccattaattttttgtattcatagcaaaaatgtttttaaaatagcaGGTTGGTGTagtgctttactagagacgtcaCAAGTCCATTTTTTTCCTGCTATTGCTGTACCTTCTCTTGTCACAGTTTTCAAAGGGGGGAggagaattatttataataatagaaTGCCTCATTGGTGGTTCCTCGGggtagggaagggaggaacgtcctcctcacatttttcttcttttgaaagtaaataccaaataaaatatgtgccttgaaattcaaagaagattcgataattttttaattcacagctataagaaaaccttggTTGAACGAGTTTTAAACGTCGCACGCTCATGTGCTGCACGAAAACTATGAGAAAGATGTGAGATGGTTTGTgtagaggaaagtcaatccattcctcctttactgcagttaatacacatagacaacagcgcactagcagccagagaaagaagcagagttttaaagcaagtaaatgaacggtgagggaggagatcctcctctgaatcagtcatgggcgggaaatagaaaccgactggtcgtgcagcaagctcgctaccgctgccatctaacgatgttgcattcaaccggactataatacatctaggaggaggcacaataaaacagttttaacgcaatgctatgaaagacatcatataaactttttttttaaattataaatcaaaaatattattcatgcactttatataggctcctattaatggtttgaaactttcaaggatatttgaaagttgaagttgggtttatataaaacaaagaggaagtagttctacattagtatcgcagatctttttggcccctgaaattcacttccattcattgtgtactagacagggcaacggccaagttgtcagttttgtacaaattgtatttgaaattgaaagtaggtactccaaactacattatttttgacataaaaaattGATCGGCCACTGGCAACTTTGAATAATAATGgcagtatgactttacaagaactgatattcttcaaaagcatctgatactgaacttttaaaatgtacatatggcaacacagaccacgtgggtgggtgcagtgttcttgtTTTCCTcgtattatttcccattcccatttccgcggttccgattacgtgttagtagctatagtctcttccaacatgtgtgatgctgtactgtgctcgaaaaatgctacgaggttgtgaatttccgtgtaattgttaatttgtgcaattattcaacaatggatggaagtgaaaacatattctattttgaacaatttaggaaactcagtttacaagaacagattattgtttacagaagggaaggccaaccccaacactgcctgatcttacatgtatgcatgttggctaatttgtagcatgtttcattcaagaaggtgtcatttcgtcctattaccttctttcctcctcttaagaaatacccaggagccgccactggaatGCCTTTTCAATTTCTCAAACATCTTGCTGGTCAGGAAGGTGGAACTCTTCTCTTTTTCTCGATTGTGTTAATCCTAccagataattttaattttcttgtggTGAAATTACATTACTGTCTCCCATTAGTTGTTGTGATTCAGTGAAATGATGTGAACATCAACACGTCAAGTCATCACTTGTATAGAAGGAAAACTATTTTGAAACACACAGCAAATTTATATTACctgcggtcagagcgtggtgccgaccacaccacctcattctagtgccgaggtcatggaaagcatgggactctacctccatgccccccaagtgccttcatggcatgttacggggatatctttaccttttaccttttatacTGTAAGGGAAGGAACTGGCtatctt harbors:
- the LOC138702129 gene encoding pyroglutamyl-peptidase 1 — its product is MSVENETTNTVLVTGFGPFGEHKINASWESVKLLPSLNIDEEFGVKLIVEEIPVTYSYVSEKIPVLWKAHKPMLVVHVGVSSIASGLTLELKAHRSGYCREDVAGELPPRNECSCGRADVIKPVFDVDDVCRELEKAKIAVPVCCSSNAGRFLCEFIYYTSLNIDNLRTIFIHVPELDNPYPATDLAKGIKAVLGVLIQEIRSWNEKHPNDVCCERIA